In a genomic window of Paramicrobacterium chengjingii:
- a CDS encoding MalY/PatB family protein has protein sequence MTSRTREFDAISIECLRETGGAKWSAFPDSIGAFVAEMDFGTAPTVKQAIHAATDRGMLGYLPGPVANRMSQATASWYGTNYGWEIDASQVHPVADVLKTVEIAIENYSRPGSPIIIPTPTYMNFISVSQALGRDIIEVPLAVKNGRQEMDLEALDRAFQAGAHLLLLCNPFNPVGRVFTREELVSISEVVARNGGRVFADEVHAPMVYDEFQHVPYASVSSDAASHTVTGTSAAKAWNLAGMKCAQFITSNDADALVWERIAHQAGHGASTLGVIANTAAYATGRSWLDSVIAYNARNRIVLAELLEEKIPEISYTPPEGTFVAWLDCRALGIEGSPAAFFREKAGVALTDGASCGSNGTGFARLIFATPRPILEQAINRMALAVREHARV, from the coding sequence ATGACCAGCAGAACACGCGAGTTCGACGCGATCAGCATTGAGTGCCTCCGCGAGACAGGCGGCGCCAAGTGGTCGGCGTTTCCTGACTCGATTGGTGCGTTCGTCGCCGAGATGGACTTCGGAACGGCACCAACGGTGAAGCAGGCGATCCATGCAGCAACGGACCGCGGAATGTTGGGATATCTTCCTGGACCTGTCGCAAATCGCATGTCCCAGGCAACAGCGTCGTGGTACGGAACCAACTACGGCTGGGAGATCGACGCGTCGCAGGTGCATCCCGTCGCCGATGTTCTGAAGACGGTTGAGATCGCGATCGAGAATTATTCGCGACCGGGATCGCCCATCATCATCCCGACACCGACGTACATGAACTTCATCTCGGTTTCGCAAGCTCTCGGACGAGACATCATCGAGGTGCCTCTCGCCGTGAAAAATGGTCGCCAGGAGATGGACCTGGAAGCACTCGATCGGGCATTCCAAGCTGGAGCGCACCTGCTGCTGCTCTGCAACCCGTTCAATCCGGTCGGTCGTGTGTTCACTCGTGAAGAACTGGTCTCCATCAGCGAGGTCGTTGCCCGCAATGGAGGGCGCGTGTTCGCCGACGAGGTGCATGCTCCCATGGTGTACGACGAGTTTCAGCATGTTCCCTACGCATCGGTGTCGAGCGATGCGGCATCGCATACCGTCACCGGCACGTCGGCAGCGAAGGCGTGGAACCTCGCCGGAATGAAGTGTGCGCAGTTCATCACGAGCAATGACGCTGATGCACTCGTCTGGGAGCGCATCGCGCATCAAGCAGGTCACGGGGCAAGCACCCTCGGCGTGATCGCGAATACGGCTGCCTATGCAACGGGGCGCTCCTGGCTGGACTCGGTGATCGCCTACAACGCTCGCAATCGCATCGTCCTTGCCGAGCTTCTCGAGGAGAAAATCCCCGAAATCTCATACACGCCGCCGGAAGGAACATTCGTCGCCTGGCTCGACTGCCGTGCGCTCGGGATCGAGGGCAGCCCTGCCGCATTCTTTCGAGAGAAGGCAGGGGTCGCGCTCACGGATGGCGCCTCGTGTGGCTCTAACGGCACCGGATTCGCCCGGCTCATCTTCGCCACACCACGGCCGATTCTCGAGCAGGCCATCAATCGCATGGCGCTGGCCGTTCGTGAGCACGCCCGCGTCTGA
- a CDS encoding helix-turn-helix transcriptional regulator: MPTGDINEGRNQQHVEGLHNRRSIDGERLIAVFAGMVEPIGRSLPTTSEVVLHDLSLLPNSIVAIYGDVTGRRVGDPATDLLLEKVSNFSDDNMVGYETTLPDGRSIRSSTMVIRDVAGTAVAALCINSDLTVWNSAQQVIDAMLGIHEHGDRSSYNFRGLHTDSDAAASQPQTETFAHNVDELAAHLIHTALSAAGVPVELMHKRHKIEVVRDLKSRGMFLLRDAVDMVADELSVTRFTIYNYLNEIADDGDQSTGEHDVRKKKNEK; this comes from the coding sequence ATGCCCACAGGAGACATCAACGAAGGCCGCAATCAACAACACGTTGAGGGGTTGCACAATCGACGAAGCATTGACGGCGAGCGTCTGATCGCCGTCTTCGCCGGAATGGTGGAGCCGATTGGCCGATCGCTTCCCACCACAAGCGAGGTCGTTCTTCACGATCTGAGCCTTCTGCCAAACTCCATCGTTGCGATCTACGGGGATGTCACAGGCAGGCGCGTCGGCGACCCCGCGACGGATCTGCTGCTCGAGAAGGTGTCCAATTTCTCAGACGACAACATGGTCGGCTACGAGACGACGCTCCCAGACGGGCGAAGCATTCGCTCCTCAACGATGGTCATTCGCGATGTGGCAGGTACAGCAGTCGCCGCCCTCTGCATCAATTCTGATCTGACGGTCTGGAACTCCGCCCAGCAGGTGATCGATGCCATGCTCGGCATTCATGAGCACGGCGATCGGTCGTCGTACAACTTCCGTGGGCTCCACACTGACTCCGATGCTGCAGCATCGCAACCCCAGACCGAGACTTTTGCCCATAACGTCGATGAGCTCGCTGCCCATCTGATCCACACTGCCCTCAGTGCCGCTGGCGTTCCCGTTGAGCTCATGCACAAGCGGCACAAGATCGAGGTCGTTCGAGACTTGAAGTCACGGGGGATGTTTTTGCTCCGCGATGCCGTCGACATGGTGGCGGATGAGCTCTCGGTCACCCGATTCACGATCTACAACTACCTCAACGAAATTGCTGATGACGGAGACCAGTCCACAGGCGAACACGACGTACGAAAGAAGAAGAACGAGAAATGA
- a CDS encoding ABC transporter substrate-binding protein: MTRRPGAAIAALGVAAALLLGGCTATASGSTNDKPVRGGDLVFARATGVTSLDTTTVHNNVSIFTAEQLMETLFTVSDDGKDIEPWLATGYEISDDELTYSVTLRDDVEFSNGQKMTAEDVKFSIDQDTKTADTGWGYINEAIKEVSVVDDLTVEFELKYVSTPFLAVLTMFSNQIVPKDYAGKSADEFYENPIGTGPFVLDEWKKGQYFKVVRNENYWQTDKPYLDSVQWNVVADVNTRKLQLQGGQVQIDVQPDWSSFDSLSETPGIVTKAFESTLLSDIAFNQEREPFNDVHVRRAIAYAIDREALVDAVLFGHGTPANSLIAPGTPYYDKNVEGPSFDLEKAKKELAKSEYPDGFSTTLLISSGNTEKSSTAQIIQAALKKVGIDVEITPLGPTAAHQAMLSMDYDMTLSGWTMDIPDPDQWTTFAVDPAGGSNSDNTGYNNPEVIAINDKAKQESDPKKRAELYSELQQITGDDAFLAYLYYSPYGFALSEKVKGFHVTPLGNYHLEDVYLSE, encoded by the coding sequence ATGACCAGAAGACCCGGCGCCGCGATCGCGGCACTCGGCGTTGCAGCAGCTCTTCTTTTAGGCGGCTGCACCGCAACAGCGTCCGGATCAACAAACGACAAGCCCGTGCGCGGAGGCGATCTTGTTTTCGCTCGGGCTACGGGCGTGACGTCGCTCGACACCACGACTGTTCACAACAACGTGTCGATCTTCACGGCTGAACAGCTCATGGAGACGCTGTTCACCGTCAGCGACGACGGCAAAGATATCGAGCCGTGGTTGGCCACGGGATACGAGATATCCGACGACGAGCTCACCTACTCAGTCACTCTGCGCGACGATGTGGAGTTCTCGAATGGGCAGAAGATGACGGCAGAGGATGTGAAGTTCTCGATCGATCAAGACACGAAGACGGCCGACACCGGATGGGGCTACATCAACGAGGCCATCAAAGAGGTGAGTGTTGTCGACGATCTCACAGTCGAGTTCGAGCTCAAATACGTGTCGACGCCGTTTCTCGCCGTACTCACGATGTTTAGCAATCAGATCGTCCCCAAGGATTACGCGGGCAAGAGTGCCGATGAGTTCTACGAGAACCCCATTGGAACGGGCCCGTTCGTGCTCGACGAGTGGAAGAAAGGACAGTATTTCAAGGTCGTCAGGAATGAGAACTACTGGCAGACGGACAAACCCTATCTCGACAGCGTCCAGTGGAACGTCGTCGCGGACGTCAACACGCGCAAGCTTCAGTTGCAGGGCGGGCAGGTTCAGATTGACGTGCAGCCCGATTGGTCGAGCTTCGATTCCCTGAGCGAGACACCGGGCATCGTTACGAAGGCCTTCGAATCCACACTGCTCTCCGACATTGCCTTCAACCAAGAGCGCGAGCCGTTCAACGATGTGCACGTTCGTCGAGCGATCGCGTACGCGATCGACAGAGAAGCCCTCGTCGATGCAGTTCTATTCGGGCACGGAACGCCGGCCAACTCGCTCATCGCACCGGGTACACCGTATTACGACAAAAACGTCGAAGGCCCGTCGTTCGACCTCGAGAAGGCGAAGAAAGAACTGGCGAAGTCTGAGTATCCGGATGGCTTCTCGACGACGCTTTTGATCTCATCGGGAAACACCGAGAAGTCCTCGACGGCTCAGATCATTCAGGCGGCACTGAAAAAGGTCGGAATCGATGTGGAAATCACGCCGCTCGGCCCGACGGCAGCGCATCAGGCGATGCTCTCGATGGACTACGACATGACCTTGAGTGGGTGGACGATGGATATTCCCGACCCCGACCAGTGGACGACATTCGCTGTCGACCCGGCCGGCGGCTCGAACTCCGACAACACGGGGTACAACAATCCCGAGGTCATTGCCATCAATGACAAAGCAAAGCAGGAAAGCGATCCGAAGAAGCGCGCCGAGCTCTATTCGGAGCTTCAACAGATCACCGGCGACGACGCATTCCTCGCGTACCTGTACTACTCCCCGTACGGGTTCGCCCTCTCGGAAAAAGTGAAGGGGTTCCACGTCACACCGCTGGGCAACTACCACCTCGAAGATGTCTACCTCTCCGAGTGA
- a CDS encoding ABC transporter permease gives MLQRLMFIPSRLLQAIPVVFGVTLIVFFMAHLLPGDPAQAILGDKATPEGVAALRTQLGLDKPIWAQYLLFLAHIGQGDLGTSFTYQRPVTEIVLQAIPVTMSLVVFALILTLAISIPLAAIAATAPDKPRDLAVRTFTLIGQGMPQFWVGIMLILLVAVRWRLFPVGGFGTTFLDHIYYLFLPALTLAISLSPTAIRSLRTSTITVLGSDYVATARSKGAAGVPLFRQHVLRNAAMPTVSVIGVHLGYLVGGSIVIEKVFAIPGLGSLMLDAIYARDFPTIQAVTLFVGIFVTLVGIFTDVVYTLMDPRVNLGAKGRA, from the coding sequence ATGCTTCAACGACTGATGTTCATCCCTTCGCGGCTGCTCCAGGCGATCCCCGTCGTCTTCGGCGTGACTCTCATCGTCTTCTTCATGGCGCATCTGCTGCCAGGCGATCCGGCACAGGCGATCCTCGGCGATAAAGCGACCCCGGAAGGTGTTGCTGCTCTGCGCACGCAACTCGGGCTCGATAAGCCGATCTGGGCGCAGTACCTGCTGTTCCTCGCACATATCGGGCAAGGTGATCTTGGCACGAGCTTCACCTACCAGCGTCCAGTGACAGAAATCGTGCTGCAGGCAATTCCCGTCACAATGTCGCTTGTCGTCTTCGCCCTAATTCTCACCTTGGCTATCAGCATCCCGCTTGCTGCGATCGCTGCGACGGCACCGGACAAACCGCGGGACCTCGCGGTGCGAACGTTCACGCTCATTGGGCAGGGTATGCCTCAGTTCTGGGTCGGAATCATGCTCATTCTGCTGGTCGCTGTGCGATGGCGTCTTTTCCCCGTGGGTGGATTCGGAACAACGTTTCTCGACCACATCTACTACCTGTTCCTGCCGGCGCTCACCCTCGCGATCTCACTCTCGCCGACGGCAATCAGGAGCTTGCGCACGTCGACGATCACGGTGCTGGGATCCGATTACGTGGCCACGGCCCGTTCGAAAGGCGCTGCCGGAGTCCCGCTCTTCCGCCAGCATGTTCTGCGCAACGCCGCGATGCCAACGGTCTCCGTCATTGGCGTGCACCTGGGATATCTCGTCGGCGGCTCGATTGTGATCGAGAAGGTCTTCGCAATTCCCGGTCTCGGCTCGCTGATGCTCGATGCTATCTACGCTCGCGATTTTCCGACGATCCAGGCGGTCACTCTCTTCGTCGGCATCTTCGTGACGCTCGTCGGAATCTTCACAGACGTTGTCTACACACTCATGGACCCGAGGGTGAACCTCGGCGCGAAGGGACGAGCATGA
- a CDS encoding ABC transporter permease, which translates to MSTPTGMLAEFRAQRKASKPASRTLKPWHQNTPLVAGVVVVGALVLIAVLAPVIAPYDPIAQNLQATLQGPSPEHWLGTDKFGRDVFSRLIWGARVDLRVGFIAVIIPFTFGTIIGALAGYFGGWFDVIVMRIVDVFFAFPFFVMIIALVFIFGAGESSIYLAIAIVSWVAYAKIVRGEVIVAKEQDYVVGARLGGMSNARILFRHIGPNVLSQAIIYGMSDIVMDIMAIVALGYLGLGIAPPVAEWGSMILEGQEFITTHWMQATVPGLIVVVTSLGVSWLGDGLSDLLNPDRRK; encoded by the coding sequence ATGAGCACGCCGACCGGGATGCTCGCGGAGTTCCGCGCCCAGCGCAAAGCGTCAAAACCAGCATCCAGAACGCTCAAACCCTGGCACCAAAACACGCCTCTCGTGGCAGGTGTCGTCGTTGTCGGCGCACTCGTGCTCATAGCCGTTCTCGCACCAGTGATCGCACCGTACGACCCCATCGCCCAGAACCTTCAGGCGACGTTGCAGGGTCCGAGCCCAGAACACTGGCTCGGCACAGACAAATTCGGCCGCGACGTTTTTTCTCGGTTGATTTGGGGTGCGCGTGTCGACCTGCGTGTCGGCTTCATCGCCGTCATCATTCCCTTTACCTTCGGCACGATTATCGGCGCGCTCGCCGGTTACTTCGGAGGCTGGTTCGACGTGATCGTGATGCGTATCGTCGATGTGTTCTTCGCATTTCCTTTCTTTGTGATGATCATCGCGCTCGTCTTCATCTTCGGCGCGGGAGAGTCCAGCATCTACCTGGCAATCGCGATCGTGTCGTGGGTGGCTTACGCGAAGATCGTGCGGGGCGAGGTGATTGTCGCTAAAGAGCAGGACTACGTCGTCGGAGCACGTCTCGGCGGTATGTCGAACGCGCGGATTCTGTTTCGCCACATCGGCCCCAACGTTCTGTCGCAGGCCATCATCTACGGCATGAGCGACATCGTTATGGACATTATGGCGATCGTTGCTCTCGGCTACCTTGGCTTGGGCATCGCTCCACCCGTTGCCGAGTGGGGGAGCATGATTCTCGAGGGTCAGGAATTCATCACAACCCATTGGATGCAGGCAACGGTCCCCGGTCTGATCGTCGTGGTGACGAGTCTCGGGGTGTCGTGGCTGGGCGACGGCTTGTCCGACCTCCTCAATCCAGATCGGAGAAAGTGA
- a CDS encoding ABC transporter ATP-binding protein — MTTLQPSTMPSVPSDDELLAVTDVALGVRRGAAETRIVDRVSFDVAPTQRFGIVGESGSGKSMTLRAIAGLLPRGVEVLSGQISYRGRDLSALGPAERRALMGPEIAMIFQEPMTALNPVTRVGDQIAEGPRRHLKLNGKEARELAVDMMAKTGIPDPARRAQAYPHELSGGLRQRVMIAMALSCRPKLLLCDEPTTALDVTVQHQVLRQLEALCDDFGAALVFVTHDLAVVNQTCSDLAVMYAGRIVESGGVKDVFRDPRHPYTRGLLDSAPDFDRPDRELVAIPGFPVNLADRPKGCSFAPRCSFAQKACLGSSPGLADVAPGRKAACFRTDELVQEASA, encoded by the coding sequence ATGACTACACTGCAGCCGAGCACGATGCCCAGCGTGCCGTCAGACGACGAGCTGCTCGCCGTGACTGACGTCGCGCTGGGAGTTCGACGCGGCGCTGCCGAGACGCGAATCGTCGACCGTGTCTCATTCGACGTTGCTCCGACGCAGAGATTCGGTATCGTCGGCGAGTCCGGCTCGGGTAAGTCAATGACGCTTCGAGCGATCGCTGGTCTTCTGCCACGCGGCGTCGAGGTGCTCTCTGGCCAGATCTCGTATCGTGGTCGCGACCTTTCGGCTCTCGGCCCAGCCGAGCGTCGCGCCCTGATGGGTCCCGAGATCGCCATGATCTTTCAGGAGCCCATGACCGCATTGAACCCGGTGACGCGCGTCGGCGATCAGATCGCCGAAGGTCCTCGCAGACATCTGAAGCTGAACGGCAAAGAGGCACGCGAACTTGCCGTCGACATGATGGCGAAGACCGGCATTCCCGACCCAGCGCGACGGGCCCAGGCATACCCGCACGAGCTGTCAGGAGGGCTGCGGCAGCGCGTCATGATCGCCATGGCGCTCTCGTGCCGGCCCAAGCTTCTGCTATGCGACGAGCCAACGACTGCCCTCGATGTCACAGTGCAGCACCAAGTGCTGCGGCAGCTCGAAGCGCTGTGCGACGATTTCGGTGCCGCGCTTGTCTTCGTCACCCACGATCTCGCCGTCGTCAATCAGACGTGCAGCGACCTTGCCGTGATGTACGCCGGGCGTATCGTTGAATCTGGAGGAGTCAAGGACGTCTTCCGCGATCCGCGGCACCCCTATACCCGTGGTCTTCTCGATTCGGCTCCCGACTTTGACAGGCCCGATCGTGAGCTCGTCGCTATTCCCGGGTTTCCCGTGAACCTTGCAGACAGGCCGAAGGGATGCTCCTTCGCACCGCGCTGCTCGTTCGCGCAGAAGGCGTGTCTCGGCAGTTCGCCCGGACTGGCGGATGTCGCTCCGGGGCGCAAGGCAGCGTGCTTTCGTACAGACGAGCTCGTTCAGGAGGCATCGGCATGA
- a CDS encoding ATP-binding cassette domain-containing protein, whose translation MSGESAVLISDITKRYTMPTPVWERVTKRSESGRSLAALDGIDLDVRRGETLALVGESGSGKSTLAKILVGSVAPSSGELRYDGEPMPVPRGKDLTRRIQMVFQDPYSSLNPRISVRSLLSELLLLHRIVPRRQVRTECVRLLNLVGLDDDALDAYPSQFSGGQRQRIAIARALAVRPDVLIADEPVSALDVSVQATILDLFTSLQEELGLTILFIAHNLAVVQHLSQRVAVMYLGRIVEVADTDEIFANPQHPYTQSLIASIPPHVG comes from the coding sequence ATGAGCGGCGAGAGTGCGGTCCTTATCAGCGACATCACCAAGCGCTACACCATGCCGACGCCGGTGTGGGAGAGAGTGACGAAGCGCTCTGAGTCGGGGCGCTCTCTCGCGGCACTCGATGGCATCGACCTGGATGTGCGCCGTGGGGAGACTCTTGCTCTTGTGGGGGAGTCAGGGTCGGGAAAGTCGACGCTCGCGAAGATTCTCGTCGGCAGCGTCGCCCCAAGCAGCGGCGAGCTGCGCTACGACGGCGAGCCGATGCCGGTGCCACGGGGGAAAGACCTGACGCGGCGCATTCAGATGGTGTTTCAAGACCCGTATTCGTCACTCAACCCGCGCATCAGCGTGCGTTCGCTGCTGTCAGAACTGCTTCTGCTTCATCGCATCGTGCCGCGCAGGCAGGTGCGCACCGAGTGCGTTCGCCTGCTGAATCTCGTCGGCCTCGATGACGACGCACTTGATGCCTATCCCAGCCAATTCTCGGGTGGTCAGCGTCAGCGCATCGCCATCGCGCGGGCACTCGCCGTGCGACCTGACGTGCTCATCGCCGACGAGCCGGTGTCTGCTCTCGACGTCTCCGTTCAGGCGACCATCCTCGATCTCTTCACATCGCTACAAGAAGAACTCGGCCTCACAATTCTGTTCATCGCGCACAACCTTGCCGTCGTGCAGCACCTGAGCCAACGCGTCGCCGTCATGTACCTGGGCCGGATTGTCGAAGTCGCAGACACAGATGAGATCTTCGCGAACCCGCAGCACCCGTATACACAGAGTCTGATCGCATCAATCCCCCCGCATGTCGGGTGA
- a CDS encoding oligopeptide/dipeptide ABC transporter ATP-binding protein — protein sequence MSGDSANEAAMLEGEPPSPIDIPSGCRFHPRCPVAVDACRSTDPELRAVSISGVGEVHESACILADALPSAGTRIAVQHKEEQ from the coding sequence ATGTCGGGTGACAGCGCCAACGAGGCGGCAATGCTCGAAGGGGAGCCGCCGAGCCCCATCGATATTCCCAGCGGATGCCGGTTTCACCCGCGTTGCCCCGTCGCCGTCGACGCGTGCCGCAGCACAGATCCGGAGCTCCGTGCGGTGTCGATCAGCGGGGTCGGTGAGGTGCATGAGAGTGCGTGCATTCTCGCGGATGCGCTGCCCTCGGCAGGCACACGCATCGCAGTTCAGCACAAGGAGGAGCAATGA
- a CDS encoding M55 family metallopeptidase: MKVWISFDMEGVAGIVDWEQCRAGSGEPYALGQKLLQNEVNAAIDGALEAGATEVVLNDSHGKMSNLDPREIAGGAAYISGRNKPLHMMQGLDASTDAIFFVAYHGAISGPSSVLSHSYNPDVFSAARINGVLVGESGINALVAQHYGVPIALVTGDAITHDDTRPFAPDAVGVVTKESITRFSARNLHPDESCRLIRAGAAEAIRRVSEGTVSSPQIESPVMLDLEFRTADLAEVAAWAKHTTRTGERAVRVQNESLLEMFETFMAINALSLQFGGR; this comes from the coding sequence ATGAAGGTCTGGATATCGTTCGACATGGAGGGCGTTGCCGGCATTGTCGACTGGGAGCAGTGCCGCGCGGGCAGCGGCGAACCGTATGCTCTCGGACAGAAGCTGCTGCAGAATGAAGTAAATGCGGCCATCGACGGCGCACTGGAAGCGGGGGCGACCGAGGTGGTGCTCAACGATTCACACGGGAAAATGTCGAATCTCGACCCCCGCGAAATAGCCGGTGGCGCCGCCTATATTTCCGGCAGGAACAAGCCGCTGCACATGATGCAGGGCCTCGACGCGAGCACTGACGCGATCTTCTTCGTGGCGTATCACGGGGCGATCTCTGGACCATCGTCGGTTCTGAGCCACTCATACAATCCCGACGTCTTTTCTGCGGCACGCATCAACGGCGTGCTCGTCGGCGAAAGCGGCATCAACGCACTCGTCGCGCAGCACTACGGTGTTCCGATCGCGTTGGTCACGGGCGACGCCATCACGCACGATGACACACGCCCGTTCGCACCGGATGCTGTCGGCGTCGTGACGAAGGAGTCAATCACCCGCTTCAGCGCGCGCAACCTGCATCCGGATGAGTCATGTCGGTTGATCAGAGCGGGGGCGGCAGAGGCGATCCGTCGAGTGTCTGAGGGGACTGTATCATCGCCGCAGATTGAGTCGCCCGTCATGCTCGATCTTGAGTTTCGCACGGCGGATCTCGCCGAAGTTGCAGCCTGGGCGAAGCACACGACTCGCACGGGTGAGCGGGCTGTACGGGTGCAGAATGAGAGTCTGCTCGAGATGTTCGAGACGTTCATGGCGATCAACGCGCTCTCACTGCAGTTCGGAGGGCGCTGA